The proteins below come from a single Mercenaria mercenaria strain notata chromosome 3, MADL_Memer_1, whole genome shotgun sequence genomic window:
- the LOC123524087 gene encoding probable methyltransferase-like protein 24 — protein sequence MFTEENESRKVMTRSCKTLANAAFGTLLLLSILLLLYVIGLLPMKPSWEDEKVKETVLPTIPELKQLSHRELAQLYHSYINQAQVLCRHIVRIGNLGDGGWEICEDQEFRPSPPCLVYSFGINDDFSFDDHMADRFNCMVHSFDPSMKNTSEGARRHKQWFYHTGLAEQTKTLRNGWKVSTLNDILVQQGHTKDKIDILKIDTEKFEWQTLIQIFESGGIENVKQLLIELHVAIVGEPERLEYIQGLGVLKMLYDHGFRIFYSHRNLWCKYLSQFEGIEEIGCHEVSFVYIPQ from the exons ATGTTCACGGAAGAAAATGAATCGCGAAAAGTGATGACACGTTCTTGTAAGACCTTAGCAAACGCCGCTTTTGGGACGTTGCTGCTATTGTCTATTCTGTTATTACTGTACGTAATAGGACTACTTCCCATGAAACCTAGCTGGGAAGATGAGAAG gttaaAGAAACAGTTTTACCAACAATTCCAGAACTGAAACAACTTTCTCATAGAGAACTTGCACAACTTTATCACAG ttatattaaTCAAGCACAGGTGCTATGTAGACATATTGTACGTATTGGTAACCTTGGTGACGGGGGATGGGAGATCTGTGAGGATCAAGAATTCAGGCCTAGTCCACCATGCCTTGTGTATTCATTCGG GATTAATGATGACTTTAGTTTTGATGATCATATGGCAGATAGGTTCAATTGTATGGTGCACTCATTTGATCCCAG CATGAAGAACACATCAGAAGGCGCCAGGAGACACAAACAGTGGTTCTACCATACAGGTTTGGcagaacaaacaaaaacactGAGAAATGGATGGAAAGTTTCAACACTGAATGATATACTTGTTCAACAAGGTCATACAAAG GACAAAATTGACATTCTGAAGATTGACACTGAAAAGTTTGAGTGGCAAACTTTAATACAGATCTTTGAGTCTGGAGGAATTGAAAATGTTAAACAGTTACTGATCGAGTTGCATGTAGCAATAGTTGGGGAGCCTGAAAGGTTGGAGTATATACAGGGCCTCGGAGTGCTCAAGATGTTATATGATCATGGATTCCGAATTTTTTATTCCCACAGGAACTTGTGGTGTAAATATTTATCACAGTTCGAAGGAATTGAAGAGATTGGGTGCCATGAAGTTTCTTTTGTATACATTCctcaatga